Below is a window of Thermodesulfitimonas autotrophica DNA.
TTTTCTGCCCTGGGGATCGAATTTGTGGGTACGTATGCCGGGATTATCATCGCGATGCTTTTCGTCAGTCTGCCGCTCTTAATCAACGCCGCGCGCGACGCCTTCCTTGCTGTCCCGCCGCGGTTAGAGAATGTGGCGCGCACTCTGGGGGCCACTCCCACGGCGGTTTTCTTTTCGGTTACCCTGCCGCTTGCCTGGCGCGGCATCCTGACCGGAATGATCCTCACCTGGGCCCGGGCGTTGAGCGAGTTTGGCGCGGTTATTATCCTGGCTTACCACCCGCTGGTTGCGCCTACCCTGATCTACGAGCGGTTGGAGTCTTTCGGGCTCACCTACGCGCAGCCGGTGGCGGTGGTGCTCATTCTACTTGCCTTATTGCTCTTTCTTCTCCTCCAGCTTGTAGCGGTGAAAGGGGAAGGGCATGCTAAAAGTTGAAAACCTTACAGTTAGGTGCGGTGCTTTCACCCTAAAAGAGATCACTTTTCAGGTGGCGCGCGGCGAATTCTTTGTGCTTCTCGGCCCTACCGGC
It encodes the following:
- a CDS encoding ABC transporter permease; amino-acid sequence: MRRLERIYWVSLGSGLAVLFFILFPILHTSLSTSPALLGRTLRDREVITAIFTSFFTATTTTFIATVWGVPFGYFLARQEFRGKRLVEAAVNIPVVIPHTVAGIVLLAVLSKNCWLGRMFSALGIEFVGTYAGIIIAMLFVSLPLLINAARDAFLAVPPRLENVARTLGATPTAVFFSVTLPLAWRGILTGMILTWARALSEFGAVIILAYHPLVAPTLIYERLESFGLTYAQPVAVVLILLALLLFLLLQLVAVKGEGHAKS